One part of the Haliaeetus albicilla chromosome 9, bHalAlb1.1, whole genome shotgun sequence genome encodes these proteins:
- the IFT20 gene encoding intraflagellar transport protein 20 homolog, whose amino-acid sequence MAQAALGAAGLHFDELNKLRVLDPEVSRQTAQLREECGVFLEKIAEFQKIVGSLIELVDQLAKAAESEKMKAIGARNLLKSIAKQREAQEQQLQALIAEKKMQLERYRIEYETLCKIEADQNEFIDQFIFQK is encoded by the exons ATGGCGCAGGCGGCGCTGGGCGCGGCGGGCCTCCACTTCGACGAGCTGAACAAGCTGCGGGTCCTCGACCCCGAGGTGTCGCGGCAGACGGCGCAGCTCCGGGAGGAGTGCGGGGTTTTCCTGGAGA agataGCAGAATTCCAAAAAATAGTGGGTAGCTTAATTGAACTGGTTGACCAACTGGCAAAAGCTGCGGAAAGTGAGAAGATGAAG GCCATCGGTGCACGAAATTTGCTGAAGTCTATAGCAAAGCAAAGAGAAGCTCAGGAACAGCAACTTCAGGCTTTAATAGCTGAGAAAAAGATGCAGTTGGAAAG ataccGAATAGAGTACGAGACTCTCTGTAAAATTGAAGCAGACCAGAACGAATTCATTGACcaattcatttttcagaaatag
- the TMEM97 gene encoding sigma intracellular receptor 2: protein MAAAPRCRERLFAFYFLSHIPVTLLIDLQALLPAGLHPRALTELLQWYAATFRDPMMLQPPEWFKAFIYCEAFLQMPFFPIAVYAFLKGGCKWIRTPAIIYSTHVATTLFAILAHILFHDFSKSEHLGPQTQRERLILLSIYMPYLLIPLLILFTMLYNPYYNHVEKRKRK, encoded by the exons atggcggcggcgccgcgcTGCCGGGAGCGGCTGTTCGCCTTCTACTTCCTCTCGCACATCCCCGTCACGCTGCTGATCGACCTGCAGGCGCTGCTGCCCGCCGGCCTCCACCCGCGGGCC ctgacaGAGTTGTTGCAGTGGTATGCAGCCACCTTTAGAGACCCCATGATGCTCCAGCCCCCAGAGTGGTTTAAGGCGTTTATATATTGCGAAGCCTTCTTACAAATGCCTTTCTTCCCCATTGCAGTATACGCCTTCTTAAAAG GTGGCTGCAAATGGATAAGGACTCCTGCAATTATCTACTCCACCCATGTAGCTACAACTTTGTTTGCTATCCTTGCGCATATCCTGTTCCACGATTTCTCAAAGTCTGAGCATTTGGGACCTCAGACACAACGTGAGCGCCTGATTCTACTATCTATATACATGCCATACTTGCTGATACCACTTCTGATTCTCTTTACCATGCTCTACAACCCCTATTATAACCatgtggagaaaaggaaaaggaagtag